TGACGGTTCTGCTGGTAGTTGTGAGAGTCGTCAGGCTGTTTGTGAACGTCACCGCCCGCAATGCGGCCTGCCACTGCGCCAGTGTTGCCGTTCCCCCCGATGAGGTCAGCTTCAGGATTCCGCTGGCATTGCTCACGATGGAAATGTTGCCCATCGTGGACCCATTGAGCACAAGGCCCAACTGATCTCCCGTCGTGAATCCCGTGAGGGTGATCGTAGCGTTCGACAGCGTGGTGTTATCGACGTCATTCACCGTGATCTGCGGATTGATTGCCAAAGTACCGGCACTGAGGCCGTAGCTGAGTGCGCTCAATGAGGATGCCAGAACCGGAGCGTCGTTGACCGCCGTCAGCTTGATATCGCGCTTCACCGTATTGCTGTCGAGGTTCTGCTCGTCACGAATCGTAAAGCTGACGGTGCGTGACGTCGTATTGGGATTCGATGACAGGTTCTTGTAGGTCACCGACCGGATCGCGGCCTGATAGTCACTAAGGCTGGCGATTCCCGACAACGTCAAGGTGCCGGAACTGGCGTTCCATGAACCGGTAATCGACGCCGTATTCGTAAACAAGAGCTGGTCTTGTCCATTCAGGTAGTTGCTCGTGATCTGAATCACGGCTTGCTTGGCGTTGCTGCTGTCAATATCGCTTGCGACGATCGCTCCTGTCAGAACGGTTGTGTTCTTCTCGGTATAGGCCAGCGGTGTGGTTTCAATTCCACTCAAGACAGGTGCAACATTGATGTGAGTGAGCTGAACCGTGATCGTTGCCGTGTCACCCAGGCTCGGTGACTGGCCGTCAACCACGAGCACCTTCAACGTATATGACTTGGTGTCCTTGTAATTGAAACTTGCCGTTTTGACTTTGATCTCGCCTGTGCTGGGGTCAATCATGAATACGTTTGCGGGACTCGCGCCCGAAATGGAATCGCTAGTGACACCGAGGATGGAATAAGTAAATGGCGTCGTTCCACCGGTCGCGACCAGTTTCGTGACAACACTGCCGATCGCTGCGGTGTCGGCGAGCGGGACCGTTTTATCCGCCAATTGCGGTTCTGACTTGTCCAGCAATTGAATCGTGACGTCGCCGGTGGCCGACTTCGAAGGGGATCCATTGTCGGAGACAGTGACCTTCAAGAGGTAGCTTGACTTGGTCGCGAAGTCGATCAAGCCAGGGTCGTTGACGGTAATGTTGCCGGTTCTCGAATCGATCGAGAACGCGCCTGATGAATTGCCGTCAACAATGGTGTAGGTCAATGTTTGCGCCGGACGATCGACGTCAATTGCTGTGACCTTGCCAACGAGTGTGCCTTTAAGGCTATGCTCGGCAACCGACAACGTTTGCGTCGGTACAGTTGGAGCATCGTTAAGGTCATTCAGGTTGATCGTGATATTCGCCTGCGTCGTCGTCGCAGGTGAACCTGAATCCGTCGCGCTGACGATCAAGGTGAAGATTGGAGTGGTCTCGAAGTCGAGAGCCGCTGAGTTGTTGACCTTGATCTGACCTTGGGCATTGATCGAGAAAGCGTTCCCGACGTTTCCACCGGTGATTTGGAATGTCGCAGTTTGGACTGGTCCATTCAGATTGTCAGGATCGTCCGTAAGAATTGTTCCAACGGTTGTCCCGTTCGCGCTGTTCTCGTTGACCGTAAACGACTGATTGGCGATTGTGATCTGTTCATTCACATCGACAACGTTGATCGTGTACTGCGCCGAAGTCGAAAGCGCGGGGCTGCCGTTGTCTGTGGCTTTGATCGTCAGGACGAACTGTTTGTGGAGTTCGTAGTCGATCGCGTTCGGGGTCAACACGGCGATACGCCAAATCGTCGGATGGAGCGGATCGTCTGGGATCAGTTGGAATGCGTTGTCCAAGTTTCCGTCGACAATCGTCATTGATGAAAATCGGTTGTTCGTTTCACCAACCGTTGCTGCGATGTTGATGATCGATTGGCCAACAGCAAGGGGATTGGCCGCAGTGCTTTCCACCGTTGTGGCCGTACCCGGCTGCATCGTCGGCGGCTTTTCGTTGACATTAATGAGCTTAATCAGAACCGTCGCGTTGCCGGATGTTGCGGCATCACCGCGGTCAACAGCCTTGACGACGAGCGAAAATGTGGGCTGATTCTCGAAGTCGAGCAGCACGCTATTCTTCAGATTCGAATCACTGAGGATCGGTTCGTTCTTGACCTTAATGACGCCGGTCTTGGGATCAATCGTGAAAATGTTGTCGTACGTTTTTGTGACCAGCGTCCCGTTTGGATTGGTCTTGAGTGACCCATCGTCATTCCTGACTGGTATTGTCACGCGATTTCCGCTGACGATCGAGTAGACCAGTTCTCCCAGTCCATTCGGTTTTTGCAAATCAGGGTCGTTGGCGATCACTGTGCCAACAATCGTGCCGTCCGCGGAATTCTCGGGCAGGTTGAAGACTTGACCGCTAGGAACCGTCGTATTTTCGTTGAGATCGATTACGTTGATGTTCAGCGTTGCGATCGTCGTCAAAGGCTGGACGTTTTGAACGGCGAAAACCAAACGATCAGAATCGGGATTGTCATCCATGACAGCGATCTGAAGGCTGAAGACATTCTGCAGTTCAAAGTTCAAGCCGAGTTGATTCTTGACGTAAACGGCACCTGTGTTCGGATCGATGCCAAACACGTCAACGATATCGGTCGATGTGTCGTTGGCTGGCTTGGTCGGGTCGTGATAGGTATTGCCGCCGACGATGTAGAAGCTATTTCGCTGTTGTGGTTCGGACGGATCGAATGGAACAAAAGTGTTCGCATCGGTCCAATAGCCTGATGCGGCAATGCGATTTGGCGTGTTTGTAAAGTTGGGATACCCATTGACCAATTGGAAGTAGCCAAGGATCAACCCGGGTGGGCTATTCTCGTTGACGCTGAGTGACTTTGTTGATTTCGAGACATCCGGCGGAGTCTCGCCGACGTCGCGTAGCCGGATATAAATATGCGATCCTTCGGTGATTGATTGCGCACCCGTGAACGGATCAAACTGAGTTGTACTCGACGAGGCGCCTTGTCGATCGGTGAACTTGACGCGGACATCAAGTATGACATCCGGGAAAGTCACGTGGATGTTCGGAGCCTCACCCAGATTTCCGATGACATTGGCCGTATCCCCCGCTTTGGCGCGGGCCTCATAGTCCAGGAATGTCGGATCGATGACATAGATGGCACCCGTGAAGGGATCGATTGAGAAGGCGGGATGGTCGGCGTCGAATCCAGGTACGGGGCCCACAAACTCATAAGTTCCGACGACCAAACCTGTCACCGGGTCATTGTCAAAAGCATCTTGATCAAATGCTGTCACGCCGTTGAAGCCGCCCGGTACCGTCGCCTGAATGCGTGCTCCATACGCACTATTTTCGTTGATTTGAAGAACATTGAGCGCCGACTTCGGCAGGTTCGGGATAGAGGGGTTCGGTAACGTTGGGTTCATGATGTCGGTGTACGGCCACTGGGGGATGATTGGGACGTGATTGACCCCTCCCAAAAGCTGGACCGTAATCGTGGTTGTCGCCGTTGCCGGGGTCGGCAGTGCGTTGTCTGTCGCGGTAAGAGTGAGTGTGAATGTGGGATTGGCGCGAAGAACCAGATCACCAGGATCGGTGATGTACAATTGGTCTCGGCCATTCACAACTCGAACACCGAAGGGAAGATTCCCATCTTTGTTGACGTCGGTATTGCCGCCAGTAATCGTCATGTTCCCCGGCGTATAGCTGGCGACAGGGGCTGTCCCCGTCGTGCTGACAGGAATACTCGTGATCGCTTGACCGAGCATCGATTGATTGAACGTGGGATAGGGAAACTGCGAAGTCGTTTCTGAAATCAAATAGGGAGCATCGAATTTAGGGAGTACCGGCGTCAGCATACGACGTTGTTCGAGCAATTCGACGATCGACGCGACGTTCGTATCGGCTTGCCGTCGATGTCGGCGACGCGATGCGGTTCGGGTGGCGGAAATTCGTGCAACAAGTGAGGTCAGCCATGAACTGAGGACCATGTGTATTCCCTGCGGATTTGAATCAGGACGAACTGTCTGAATGAAAAAACCACGTTTTGCCCAGAGAGAGCGCTCCGAGTCCACGCCGACCAAGTCCAAGTGGCCGAGTCTTTGCATCCGGCGTCTTGCCTGATGATCACCTAGGGTTTAGGAAACCCGAAGCAATGAATGAATTGAGAGGTTGGCTTAAGCAGGTTAAACGGGTTGGATGAGTCCTCGCAAGCGGTGACTTTTCAATTTTTGACAATTTGACTGATTTGTTTGATTTTTCATTTTTCGGAGAATGCTTCGAGTGCCGCTCAGTGTCATCTGTGCATTTGTACAAATTGGTTAAGTCGGATTGTCCGTTGCGTTATTGCTGTCTAGGGATTGAAAACGATACGAAGACTGTTCAAGTGAGTTGATGGGACGGAGTTGCTTTCTTTCCCCCGACTTCCGATGGTCACGAGTCGAGGCTCTTCTTCATCACTTTCGATCTCGCCGTCTGCGAATGGCGTACGCAAAACCGTTCGATCGATGGCCGTCGCCACGTTCGATAGAGTGGATCACGTGTTGCGCAGGCGTCGCAACGTCATGGCCTCAATCTGCTGTGTGCAGCGGCATCGCCGTTTGCCAAGTTTTCTCGCACTGGCAAGCTGAGGGGTCGGCAGTCCAAGCGTGCCATTTTGATGCTTCGACCTGAACGAAGTGCGTGTGATTTTTTCGAGGTGACATCTGCGAGTTGAATTTCCCGCGACAAAGACGTTTCAACAGGGATCGCAGCGGTCGGTGTGCGCGGATGAACTGACCCAACAATCAACCCGGATTTCTTTCGGATGACCGTAGCGCATCCGATAGAAGTCCTGCGATCAGTTCGTGGAACAATCCAGGGTGACCAGTTATCATTTAGGACCGAATCGGCTGGTGCGCGCGAGCTGGAATTTGAGTGTTGCCGTCTCTACAGGATCCACGATGAAAATTCATGAGTATCAAGCCAAGCAATTGTTGGCAGCCGCTGGGGTTACGGTTCCGAAAGGAATCGTCGCACACACGGCAGAAGAGGCCTTTGCCGCCTATCAAAAGTTGGGGGGTGAAGTCGCTGTGGTCAAATCGCAGATCCACGCGGGCGGTCGCGGAAAAGGAACGTTCAAACAGCACCCAGAACAACGTGGTGTGGTCGTCATCAAGTCGGCCGAAGCGGCCAAGGATAATGCTGCACGCATGCTGACCAGCACCTTGGTCACGCTGCAAACGGGTGCCGAAGGGAAAGTGGTCAGCACGCTGCTGATCGAAGAAGGTTTGAAGATCGCCCGCGAACTCTATTTGGGTGTCGTCGTCGACCGTGAATCGGGAGGCCCCATCCTGATCGCTTCGACGGAAGGCGGGATGGACATCGAAGTCGTTGCCCACAAGACACCGGAAAAGATCCTGCGCGAGCCGTTCGATGTTGAAGCCGGGCTCCGGGGGTATCAGGCACGCAACGTTGCCTACCGACTCGGGCTGGAAGGCGTCTCTGTCCGCGCGGCGGAAAAGTTGCTACGTCAACTTTGTCAGTTTTTCATCGACTATGACTGCAGCATGGTTGAGATCAACCCGCTGGTCGTGACGGCCGCTGGCGATCTCGTTGTCGGCGATGCAAAAGTGACGTTTGACGACAATGCGTTGTTCCGCCATCAAGATCTGCTGCCACTGCGCGATTTGACTGAAGAAGAGCCAATGGAAGTTCAGGCTCAGGCGGCGGGGCTCAGCTACGTGAAACTCGACGGAAACCTGGGTTGTCTCGTGAATGGTGCTGGCTTGGCCATGAGTACCATGGACATCATCAAATATCACGGTGGGGCACCGGCCAATTTTCTGGACGTCGGCGGCGGGGCGAATGTCGAACAAGTCACGGAAGCGTTCCGAATTATTCTTGCCGACCCCAATGTCAAAGGGATTCTCGTCAACATCTTCGGTGGCATCATGAAGTGTGATACCATCGTGACGGCCTTGTTGACCGCATACGACAAAATTGGCATTACCGTTCCGCTGGTGGTCCGACTGGAAGGAACGAATGTGGAACTGGCTCGCAAGATGTTGGCGGACAGCGGCAAACCGATCACTGTCGGAACCGATCTGACAGACGCTGCCAAGAAGGCCGTGAAATCACTCGGTGCCTGATTGTTCGCGGGACCGTTCCCCAACACGTTCGATTCGTGCTCGACATTCTCACTGTTACCCTCGAAAGCCAATAAGCGACCACCATGAGCATTCTTGTCGATAAGCATACGAAGATTATTTGCCAGGGCATTACTGGAAAGTCCGGCCTGTTCCACTCGCAACAATGCCGTGCCTACGCCAAAGAGCATCGTCCCGGCGAGGATGTGTTCGTGGGTGGTTGCACGCCTGGAAAAGGCGGTACAGAAATCGACGGCTTCCCGGTCTTCAATACCGTGGAAGAGGCCGTCAAAAAGACCGGAGCGAACTGTTCGCTCATTTTCGTTCCACCTCCGTTTGCGGCCGACGCGATTCTCGAAGCGGCCGATGCGGGGATCGGACTGATCGTTTGTATTACGGAAGGAATTCCTGTTCTCGACATGGCTCGCGTGAAGCGTGCCATGGTCACGAGCAAGAGTCGTTTGATCGGCCCGAACTGCCCTGGAATCATCACGCCCGGCGTTGCAAAAATTGGGATCATGCCCGGCTACATTCACAAAATCGGCAGCGTGGGCCTGATCAGCAAGAGTGGCACGCTGACCTATGAAGCCGCATGGCAGCTTGGAAATATTGGGATGGGTCAATCGACCGCCGTGGGGATTGGCGGCGATCCGATTATCGGAACCATGTATATCGACCTGCTCAAGATGTTTCAGGACGATCCCAAGACCGAGTCGCTGTTAATGATTGGGGAAATTGGTGGTGATGCGGAAATCCAGGCCGCAGAATACATCAAAGCCCATGTCACCAAACCAGT
The window above is part of the Schlesneria paludicola DSM 18645 genome. Proteins encoded here:
- a CDS encoding cadherin domain-containing protein, whose product is MVLSSWLTSLVARISATRTASRRRHRRQADTNVASIVELLEQRRMLTPVLPKFDAPYLISETTSQFPYPTFNQSMLGQAITSIPVSTTGTAPVASYTPGNMTITGGNTDVNKDGNLPFGVRVVNGRDQLYITDPGDLVLRANPTFTLTLTATDNALPTPATATTTITVQLLGGVNHVPIIPQWPYTDIMNPTLPNPSIPNLPKSALNVLQINENSAYGARIQATVPGGFNGVTAFDQDAFDNDPVTGLVVGTYEFVGPVPGFDADHPAFSIDPFTGAIYVIDPTFLDYEARAKAGDTANVIGNLGEAPNIHVTFPDVILDVRVKFTDRQGASSSTTQFDPFTGAQSITEGSHIYIRLRDVGETPPDVSKSTKSLSVNENSPPGLILGYFQLVNGYPNFTNTPNRIAASGYWTDANTFVPFDPSEPQQRNSFYIVGGNTYHDPTKPANDTSTDIVDVFGIDPNTGAVYVKNQLGLNFELQNVFSLQIAVMDDNPDSDRLVFAVQNVQPLTTIATLNINVIDLNENTTVPSGQVFNLPENSADGTIVGTVIANDPDLQKPNGLGELVYSIVSGNRVTIPVRNDDGSLKTNPNGTLVTKTYDNIFTIDPKTGVIKVKNEPILSDSNLKNSVLLDFENQPTFSLVVKAVDRGDAATSGNATVLIKLINVNEKPPTMQPGTATTVESTAANPLAVGQSIINIAATVGETNNRFSSMTIVDGNLDNAFQLIPDDPLHPTIWRIAVLTPNAIDYELHKQFVLTIKATDNGSPALSTSAQYTINVVDVNEQITIANQSFTVNENSANGTTVGTILTDDPDNLNGPVQTATFQITGGNVGNAFSINAQGQIKVNNSAALDFETTPIFTLIVSATDSGSPATTTQANITINLNDLNDAPTVPTQTLSVAEHSLKGTLVGKVTAIDVDRPAQTLTYTIVDGNSSGAFSIDSRTGNITVNDPGLIDFATKSSYLLKVTVSDNGSPSKSATGDVTIQLLDKSEPQLADKTVPLADTAAIGSVVTKLVATGGTTPFTYSILGVTSDSISGASPANVFMIDPSTGEIKVKTASFNYKDTKSYTLKVLVVDGQSPSLGDTATITVQLTHINVAPVLSGIETTPLAYTEKNTTVLTGAIVASDIDSSNAKQAVIQITSNYLNGQDQLLFTNTASITGSWNASSGTLTLSGIASLSDYQAAIRSVTYKNLSSNPNTTSRTVSFTIRDEQNLDSNTVKRDIKLTAVNDAPVLASSLSALSYGLSAGTLAINPQITVNDVDNTTLSNATITLTGFTTGDQLGLVLNGSTMGNISIVSNASGILKLTSSGGTATLAQWQAALRAVTFTNSLTTLTTTSRTVSFVVSDGSATNPNSNTFTTTINIKVVQISGIESTMLDYTERTQVPVSATIQVTDPFNANLQSATIKITGNYIRYQDFLLFTNTAKITGSFNDVTGTLTLTGTDTVANYTAALRTVKYYDLHPNPSLATRTVAFSVTDAGGLLSNVQSRDIKTIPVEQPPVASTTDTTTLVYTEGSTPVAVFPNMSVTDPETPNAMGATIKISGNYNAQGAIDKLNFVNTAKITASWNAATGTLTLTGVDSFSNYRVALRSVTFSNSFNAPNPPNRTITATITDQTGLVSNSVSRAVQITKINAPSVLAGIESIPQIFKLNDPNTPAPFVSSTITVADNDSPQLKGATIQITKNYISTEDKLTLGGTNPKITASWDSATGVLTLTGTDTVANYQAALRSIIYNNSKSSPNVATRTITFKVTDTTDVPSNAVSRDMQIRTTNVAPTLLTNSSGATSFVEKGGSVAIVPGLTIKDEDSPYMIGAVVKITANAQLVQEALLYSKIGNINGVYDSTTGTLTLSGKDTAVNYQAALRSVRYSNLRTAPTTLPRTISITVNDGLVASNTATQIVTVQAVNDPPVIQTNSSSPVAYKIGGGAVAVAPTATVTDPDDDFLAGATIKISVNYQRGVDILSFVNTAKIQGTFDPQTGTLTLTGTDTVSNYRAAIQSVKYLYGGSAATTKTLNFQVTDGKATSNVVSQNISINP
- the sucC gene encoding ADP-forming succinate--CoA ligase subunit beta translates to MKIHEYQAKQLLAAAGVTVPKGIVAHTAEEAFAAYQKLGGEVAVVKSQIHAGGRGKGTFKQHPEQRGVVVIKSAEAAKDNAARMLTSTLVTLQTGAEGKVVSTLLIEEGLKIARELYLGVVVDRESGGPILIASTEGGMDIEVVAHKTPEKILREPFDVEAGLRGYQARNVAYRLGLEGVSVRAAEKLLRQLCQFFIDYDCSMVEINPLVVTAAGDLVVGDAKVTFDDNALFRHQDLLPLRDLTEEEPMEVQAQAAGLSYVKLDGNLGCLVNGAGLAMSTMDIIKYHGGAPANFLDVGGGANVEQVTEAFRIILADPNVKGILVNIFGGIMKCDTIVTALLTAYDKIGITVPLVVRLEGTNVELARKMLADSGKPITVGTDLTDAAKKAVKSLGA
- the sucD gene encoding succinate--CoA ligase subunit alpha, with the translated sequence MSILVDKHTKIICQGITGKSGLFHSQQCRAYAKEHRPGEDVFVGGCTPGKGGTEIDGFPVFNTVEEAVKKTGANCSLIFVPPPFAADAILEAADAGIGLIVCITEGIPVLDMARVKRAMVTSKSRLIGPNCPGIITPGVAKIGIMPGYIHKIGSVGLISKSGTLTYEAAWQLGNIGMGQSTAVGIGGDPIIGTMYIDLLKMFQDDPKTESLLMIGEIGGDAEIQAAEYIKAHVTKPVAAFIAGATAPPGKRMGHAGAIISGGSGTAAEKQAALEAAGVVVAKSPADMGAAVKTAIDRRK